From the Mycobacterium noviomagense genome, the window GCAACGGGGTCACCGAAACACCCCTAAAGCGTCAACCCGCACCGGCCCGCGAAGCAACCACCCACCCAGCCGAACGGCCAGTGCTAATTTTCATCTTCCACCGCGGGGCGAAGCCCCCCTGGCAGCTGCTCGCGCAATCAGCGCAATCAGAACGTGCTGGCGGGGCGTACCCGGTTGGCCATGTCGACCAAGGTGTAGCGGTGCGCCTGCGTGGGCGCAACTCGCGCCAGGGCCCGAAGCGACGCTTCGACCCCGAGCCGCAAACCGTGTCGGGTGAACGGGTAACCCAGAATGTGGTTGGTGCTGGCCTCGTGGTTTTCCAGCCAGTCCATCGCCGTGCCCAGCACCAATGCGCGGATCTGGAGCACCCGAGGTTCGGTGGGCGGCAAAGCCTCCACCCGCCGCGCCGCGTCGCGGATCTCCTCTTCGGTGATCTCTTTCTGCGATCGACCCGACAACAGCGTGACCGCGCTGGTCAACCGCGCGGTCGTGAAATGCCTTGAGGTGGCGGGTACTTCGTCGAGGGTGCGCACCGCGCCCGCTCGGTCGCCGGTCGCCGAGAGTGCTCGGGCCAGACCGAACGCCGCCGAGATCACTCCGTCGTCGGTCTGCCACACCGTCCGGTAGAACTTCTCCCCGTCGGGGTTGCCAGCCAGTTCGTGGGTGGCCGCCAGCGCCATCTTGGGCGCCAGCTCACCGGGGAAGGTGTCCAGCACCTCGCTGAAATGCTTGATGGCCGAGTCATAGTCGCCGGTCAACAGCTCCGACACGGCGCGATACCACACCAGCCGCCAGCGCCAGCCGACGCGTTCGGCTAGGTCGTCGAGTTTGCGGGTGGCGTTGCCGACGTCGCCGAGGTCAAGCAGCGCACGCACTTCCATCAGCGGCAGCTCGACCGACTCCGACAGGTCGATGCCCTCGGCGTCCAGCGAGCCGTGCCGGAAGGCGCGCAGCGAATCCAGGGTCTGCACGGGCTGCGAAAGGACGGTGGCCTGCAGCAGCGGGGCGGCGACATCGGCCGGATCTACCAGCGGCACCTGCAGCGCGGTGACGATCTCCTTGGCGGTCAGCTTCTCCGAGTGCACCTGGCCGTCCAGATACACGTCGGTGTGGCAGACCAGCAGGTCCACGCCGAATGTCGAACGGGAGCGGGAAAAGATCGTCGACAACCCGGGACGCGGCACCCGGGTGTCGTGGGCGACCACCTCGCGCAGCACGCCCATCAGCTGCCCGGACATCTCCTCGGCGCTGCTGAACCGCCGCCGTGGATCGGGGTCGATGGCGCGACGCAGCAACCGGCCGAACGAGTCGTACTTCTCCAGCACCGGGTCGTCGTCGGGCAGTCCCTCGACGTAGCGGCCGTTGCGGGTGCGCAGGTTCAACGTCAACGCGGCCAACGTGCGTCCGACCGTGTAGATGTCGGTGGCCACAGTCGGGCCGGTCCGCACGATCTCCGGCGCCTGGTAGCCGGGCGTGCCGTAGAGGTAGCCGAACGAGTTGATCCGCGACACCGCGCCGAGGTCGATCAGTTTCAGCTGCTCCTCGGTCAGCATGATGTTCTCCGGCTTGAGGTCGTTGTACACCAAGCCGATCGAATGCAAATAGCCCAGGGCAGGCAGGATTTCGAGGATGTAGGCGATCGCTTCGGCCACCGCGAGCTTGTCGCCCTTGCGTCGCTTGAGCGATTGCCCGCCGACGTACTCCATCACGATGTAGCCGACGGGGTTGCCGTGCCGGTCCGGGTGCTCGACGAAGTTGAAGATCTGCACGATCGACGGGTGCACCACTTCGGCCAGGAACTGCCGTTCGGCCATGGCGATCTTTTGCGCCTCGGCGTCGCCGGAATGCACCAGGCCTTTGAGCACCACCGGACGGTCGTTGACGTTTTTGTCGAACGCCAGGTACACCCAGCCCAGCCCGCCGTGCGCGATGCATCCCTTGACCTCGTACTGGCCGGCGACGATATCACCCGGGTTCAGTTGCGGCAGAAACGAATACGGGCTGCCGCAGTACGGGCACCATCCCTCTGAGGGCGACTCGCCGTCCGGTCCGGATCGGCCGACCGGGCGGCCACAGTTCCAGCAGAACCGCCGAGACTCCGGTACCACCGGATCGGTCATCAGCGCTTCGAGCGGATCGGTGTAGGGCACTCGCGGCACTTCCACCAGGCCACCGCCCAGCTTTCGCACCGGCGGCACCGTCCGAGTCGCGGTGGCGGGCAGCCGTTCCTGCGGTTCGGTTTCGACAGTGCGCACCGACGTGCGCTCCGAGTCGTCGAGATCCGGACGGAAAATGGCCTGGGTGGACATCGCGCGCCGCACCGAAGCCGAGTCGGCGAGCACGTCCGCAGGCTGGGTGCCCGGGCCCTCGTCGGGGAGGCGCTGCTGCTCCTCGCGTTCGTTGTCCATCGGCTCGCCCATCAGTCCACATACCTCGCGGCGGGCGGGGCCGGCGCCGGACCCAACACCGTTAACCATTTGCGGTACAACGTGTTCCAGGTTCCATCGCGGCGGATGCGTTCCAGCGTGCCGTTGACGAAGCGGACCAACCCGGTGTTGTTGAGGTTGATGCCGATGCCATAGGGCTGGGTGTCCATGTTGGGGCCGACGATGTGCAGGTAGGGATCTTGCGAGACCAGCCCGGCGAGGATGGAGTCGTCGGTGCTGACGGCATCGACCTGCCGCTGCTGCAGCGTGACCAGGCAGTCGGCCCAGTTGACGACCGACACGATGATCGGGGGCGGCGCGATTTCACGGATCCGTCGCAGCGACGTGGTGCCCTTGGCCACGCAGACCCGCTTGCCGGGCAAGTCGGACGGCTTGACGATCGACGAGTCACGCGGTGCCAGGATGCGCTGATAGGCGTCCAGGTAGACGGTGGAGAAGTTGACCAGCTTGCGCCGCTCGCAGGTGATCGTCATGGTCTTGACGACGATGTCGACCAACGACTTCTGCAGTGCGGTAATGCGCTCGTCCGACGACAGAATCCGGTACTCGACAGCAGTCGGGGTGCCGAAGATGTCGCGCGCGACCTCGCCGGCGATGTCGACGTCGAAGCCGGTGATCTCGCCGGTGATGGGATCGCGGAAGCTGAACAGGTTGCTGCCGATGTCGAGCCCGACGATCAGCCGGCCGCGGGCGCGGATGCCCTCCACG encodes:
- a CDS encoding serine/threonine-protein kinase PknG, whose protein sequence is MDNEREEQQRLPDEGPGTQPADVLADSASVRRAMSTQAIFRPDLDDSERTSVRTVETEPQERLPATATRTVPPVRKLGGGLVEVPRVPYTDPLEALMTDPVVPESRRFCWNCGRPVGRSGPDGESPSEGWCPYCGSPYSFLPQLNPGDIVAGQYEVKGCIAHGGLGWVYLAFDKNVNDRPVVLKGLVHSGDAEAQKIAMAERQFLAEVVHPSIVQIFNFVEHPDRHGNPVGYIVMEYVGGQSLKRRKGDKLAVAEAIAYILEILPALGYLHSIGLVYNDLKPENIMLTEEQLKLIDLGAVSRINSFGYLYGTPGYQAPEIVRTGPTVATDIYTVGRTLAALTLNLRTRNGRYVEGLPDDDPVLEKYDSFGRLLRRAIDPDPRRRFSSAEEMSGQLMGVLREVVAHDTRVPRPGLSTIFSRSRSTFGVDLLVCHTDVYLDGQVHSEKLTAKEIVTALQVPLVDPADVAAPLLQATVLSQPVQTLDSLRAFRHGSLDAEGIDLSESVELPLMEVRALLDLGDVGNATRKLDDLAERVGWRWRLVWYRAVSELLTGDYDSAIKHFSEVLDTFPGELAPKMALAATHELAGNPDGEKFYRTVWQTDDGVISAAFGLARALSATGDRAGAVRTLDEVPATSRHFTTARLTSAVTLLSGRSQKEITEEEIRDAARRVEALPPTEPRVLQIRALVLGTAMDWLENHEASTNHILGYPFTRHGLRLGVEASLRALARVAPTQAHRYTLVDMANRVRPASTF
- a CDS encoding glutamate ABC transporter substrate-binding protein, which gives rise to MTPMPKIPWNALAAALAAGTVLAGCAHPAPPVAMSVPTLPPPTPAGMQELPPQPPSPPKSSRNDCDPTASLRPFPTKEEADAAVEGIRARGRLIVGLDIGSNLFSFRDPITGEITGFDVDIAGEVARDIFGTPTAVEYRILSSDERITALQKSLVDIVVKTMTITCERRKLVNFSTVYLDAYQRILAPRDSSIVKPSDLPGKRVCVAKGTTSLRRIREIAPPPIIVSVVNWADCLVTLQQRQVDAVSTDDSILAGLVSQDPYLHIVGPNMDTQPYGIGINLNNTGLVRFVNGTLERIRRDGTWNTLYRKWLTVLGPAPAPPAARYVD